In Cytobacillus oceanisediminis, the following proteins share a genomic window:
- a CDS encoding helix-turn-helix transcriptional regulator has translation MHVGENSTKEVILRLIKTAGKLSILEMAKELGISEMAVRKHIQALEKDGYITSAIQRQTKGRPSKLYQLTAKGEDLFPKKYKQLSVELLTELKNMGQGHLITELFSRRKNRLVQQYEIQTAGKSFSEKLQVLEDLLLLEGFMPEVRIEDGQVHLKEFNCPYIETAEEFKQICRSEKEFIKDFLSADNVDIKSCMAAGDGCCHYIIKQD, from the coding sequence ATGCATGTTGGAGAAAACTCAACAAAAGAAGTGATCTTGAGGTTAATCAAAACAGCAGGAAAACTTTCCATACTGGAAATGGCCAAAGAGCTGGGAATTTCAGAAATGGCCGTCAGAAAGCATATTCAGGCTCTCGAAAAAGATGGCTATATTACGTCTGCAATCCAGAGGCAAACAAAAGGGCGCCCTTCAAAGCTTTATCAGCTAACGGCAAAAGGAGAAGATCTGTTTCCGAAAAAATACAAGCAGCTAAGTGTTGAATTATTAACAGAATTAAAAAACATGGGGCAGGGCCATTTAATTACAGAGTTGTTTTCCAGAAGAAAAAACCGTCTCGTACAGCAGTATGAGATTCAGACAGCCGGGAAATCTTTTTCAGAAAAGCTTCAAGTTCTTGAGGACCTCCTCCTGCTTGAAGGGTTTATGCCGGAAGTGCGAATAGAGGATGGCCAAGTCCATCTCAAAGAGTTTAATTGCCCATATATTGAAACAGCAGAAGAATTTAAACAAATCTGCAGGTCTGAAAAAGAGTTTATCAAAGATTTTCTTTCTGCTGATAATGTTGATATCAAATCCTGTATGGCAGCCGGTGATGGATGCTGTCATTATATAATAAAGCAAGATTAA
- a CDS encoding 2-hydroxyacid dehydrogenase produces MKPYVFISRKLPEDVIAILKEKYTVEMWDREDVPVPYDVFLQEAGKADALLTMLSETVNEEVLKAGGKLKIIANMAVGHDNVDVETAKRLGITVTNTPEVLNDSTADLTFALVLAAARRMVEAAEFVKKGNWKSWSPLLLAGQDVHHKTIGIVGMGNIGKTVAKRAAGFDMEILYHNRSRKPDAEQELGAQYVSFDELLERSDFVVCLTPLTEETRNLFNRNAFQKMKDNAVFVNASRGPVVNEQDLYEALNAGEIAAAGLDVFAEEPIGADHPLLELKNVVAMPHIGSASIETRYAMMQLCVENIDLVLSEKKPKTPVK; encoded by the coding sequence ATGAAACCATACGTATTTATCAGCAGGAAGCTGCCTGAAGATGTTATTGCCATTTTAAAAGAAAAGTACACAGTTGAAATGTGGGATCGGGAAGATGTGCCGGTTCCTTACGATGTATTCTTACAAGAGGCGGGAAAAGCAGATGCCCTTTTAACTATGCTATCAGAGACGGTGAATGAGGAAGTTCTGAAAGCAGGAGGGAAGCTGAAAATCATAGCCAATATGGCTGTCGGCCATGATAATGTGGATGTTGAGACAGCAAAAAGGCTCGGAATCACGGTGACCAATACGCCAGAGGTATTAAATGATTCAACTGCCGACCTGACGTTTGCACTTGTGCTCGCTGCTGCCCGCAGAATGGTGGAGGCTGCTGAGTTTGTGAAGAAAGGCAATTGGAAGAGCTGGAGTCCGCTGCTTTTGGCAGGTCAGGATGTGCATCATAAAACAATCGGTATTGTAGGGATGGGGAATATCGGGAAAACAGTTGCAAAGCGTGCAGCTGGATTTGATATGGAGATTTTATATCACAACCGCTCGAGGAAGCCGGATGCGGAACAGGAACTGGGAGCCCAATATGTCAGCTTTGATGAATTGCTCGAACGCTCAGATTTCGTTGTCTGCCTGACGCCTTTGACAGAAGAAACAAGAAATTTATTTAACCGAAATGCATTCCAGAAGATGAAAGACAATGCTGTTTTTGTGAATGCCTCCAGAGGACCGGTTGTAAATGAACAGGATTTATATGAAGCATTGAATGCAGGAGAGATTGCTGCTGCAGGATTGGATGTTTTTGCGGAGGAGCCAATTGGTGCAGACCACCCGCTGTTGGAGCTGAAAAATGTGGTGGCTATGCCCCATATCGGAAGTGCCAGCATAGAAACGCGCTATGCCATGATGCAGCTGTGTGTGGAAAACATTGATCTTGTCCTTTCAGAAAAGAAACCGAAGACACCGGTCAAATAG
- a CDS encoding YutD family protein, giving the protein MVCINNVCYELIQEERNGFNEEAFRGRYSEILSRYDYIVGDWGYGQLRLRGFFDDQNQKASFDTKISTLTEYLYEFCNFGCAYFVVKKVKS; this is encoded by the coding sequence ATGGTTTGCATTAATAATGTTTGTTATGAATTAATTCAGGAAGAACGGAATGGTTTCAATGAGGAAGCATTTCGGGGGAGATATAGCGAAATTTTATCCAGATATGACTATATTGTTGGGGACTGGGGATATGGACAGCTTCGTCTCCGCGGTTTTTTCGATGATCAGAACCAGAAGGCTTCATTTGATACAAAAATCAGCACACTTACAGAATATCTTTATGAATTCTGTAATTTCGGATGTGCCTATTTTGTTGTGAAAAAAGTGAAAAGCTAA
- a CDS encoding phosphatidylglycerophosphatase A family protein, translating into MSEEKKVVNVTEQTARKWLHERGVEIQDIADLVFFLQEKYHPNLQMKDCIYNVERVLSKREVQNAILTGIQLDMLAEEKKLLEPLQSIIATDEGLYGADEVLALSIVNVYGSIGFTNFGYIDKLKPGILKDLNDKSSGRCHTFLDDIVGAIAAAASSRLAHSAENVE; encoded by the coding sequence ATGAGTGAAGAAAAAAAAGTAGTTAACGTTACAGAGCAGACAGCACGTAAATGGCTCCATGAAAGAGGAGTAGAAATTCAGGATATAGCTGATTTAGTGTTCTTCCTCCAAGAGAAATATCACCCCAATTTACAGATGAAAGATTGCATTTATAATGTTGAGCGTGTTTTATCAAAAAGAGAAGTCCAAAACGCCATTTTAACAGGCATTCAGCTTGATATGCTGGCCGAGGAAAAGAAGCTCTTAGAGCCGCTGCAGTCTATTATCGCTACAGATGAAGGTTTATACGGAGCGGATGAAGTATTGGCCTTATCCATTGTAAACGTATATGGTTCCATCGGATTTACCAATTTTGGATATATCGATAAATTGAAGCCTGGCATTCTGAAGGATCTGAACGATAAGAGTTCAGGAAGATGCCATACCTTTCTCGATGATATTGTAGGAGCTATCGCTGCAGCCGCTTCGAGCAGACTGGCACATAGTGCCGAAAATGTGGAATAG
- a CDS encoding cytosolic protein: MDDKERRTYTDFSNVETQRNFLIPEDLPEGAYGSPRNADEPVENKSTPWREGQRYYSAFNYEFKSLHQNLPRQMPGAHPPHDDPDKNEEPPYTET, encoded by the coding sequence ATGGACGATAAAGAAAGACGCACATACACCGATTTCTCAAATGTGGAAACGCAAAGGAATTTCCTTATTCCCGAGGACTTGCCTGAAGGTGCCTATGGCTCTCCCAGAAATGCGGATGAGCCGGTAGAGAACAAAAGCACCCCATGGCGAGAGGGCCAGCGCTATTACAGTGCCTTCAATTATGAGTTTAAGTCCCTTCACCAAAACTTGCCGCGGCAAATGCCAGGGGCGCACCCGCCGCATGATGACCCTGATAAAAACGAAGAACCGCCATATACAGAGACTTAA
- a CDS encoding DUF3055 domain-containing protein, whose product MAERFFLYDDLEDTKTRFVSFMGENQRFDLAIVRSDRYYGKQLVLDIQGSRFAIIGEDDLKEEGYLEHVFQLSEEDAEELKSFLMEIV is encoded by the coding sequence TTGGCAGAACGCTTTTTCTTATATGATGATCTCGAAGATACAAAAACCAGATTTGTCAGCTTTATGGGAGAAAACCAGCGATTCGATTTGGCTATTGTTCGTTCCGATCGCTATTACGGCAAACAATTGGTCCTTGATATCCAGGGAAGCCGATTTGCCATTATTGGAGAAGATGATTTAAAGGAAGAAGGCTATCTTGAACATGTATTTCAGCTTTCTGAGGAAGATGCAGAGGAGCTTAAGTCATTTCTGATGGAAATCGTTTAA
- a CDS encoding TIGR01457 family HAD-type hydrolase gives MKKYKGYLIDLDGTMYRGTELISEAADFVNKLRELDLPYLFVTNNSSRTPAQVADKLVKFGIPAEEGQVFTTSMATANYIYEQQKDASVYVIGEEGIREALAEKGLSFAEEHADYVVVGIDRSINYEKLSIACLAVRNGAAFISTNGDIAIPTERGLLPGNGSLTSVITVSTQTLPVFIGKPESIIMEQALKVLGTAKEETLMVGDNYDTDILAGMNAGMDTLLVHTGVTTKELLKGYEKKPEFVLESLADWDFK, from the coding sequence GTGAAAAAATATAAAGGTTACTTAATCGATTTAGATGGCACCATGTATCGAGGAACAGAGCTGATCAGTGAGGCAGCTGATTTTGTCAATAAGCTTCGGGAACTGGATCTGCCATATTTGTTTGTGACGAATAATTCGTCCAGAACACCAGCCCAGGTGGCGGATAAGCTTGTGAAGTTTGGCATCCCTGCCGAAGAGGGTCAGGTTTTTACAACGAGCATGGCCACTGCCAACTACATATATGAACAGCAAAAAGATGCTTCTGTATATGTGATTGGAGAAGAAGGAATACGGGAAGCGCTGGCTGAAAAGGGGCTAAGCTTTGCTGAGGAGCATGCGGACTACGTTGTGGTGGGGATTGACCGCTCGATTAACTATGAAAAGCTATCCATCGCCTGTCTGGCTGTCCGGAATGGAGCAGCATTCATTTCCACAAATGGAGACATTGCCATTCCAACAGAAAGAGGGCTGCTTCCGGGTAATGGGTCACTAACCTCTGTCATCACTGTATCGACACAAACACTGCCTGTATTTATCGGAAAGCCGGAATCGATTATCATGGAGCAGGCTTTAAAGGTGCTGGGAACAGCTAAGGAAGAAACCCTGATGGTTGGGGATAACTATGATACTGATATTTTAGCAGGAATGAATGCCGGTATGGATACCTTGCTTGTCCATACGGGTGTAACAACGAAAGAGTTATTGAAGGGGTATGAGAAAAAGCCTGAGTTTGTGCTAGAGTCATTAGCGGATTGGGACTTTAAGTAG
- a CDS encoding homoserine dehydrogenase, giving the protein MESISIGLLGLGTVGSGVVQIIEKHQDKLMHQVGCPVVVKRVLVKDVDKERAVKVDRNLLTLNPEDIINDADIDVVIEVMGGIEETRNHLKKALDNGKHVVTANKDLMAVYGPELLAAAAQNGCDLFYEASVAGGIPILRGLVDGLASDRITKMMGIVNGTTNFILTKMSKNGSAYEEVLKEAQELGYAESDPTADVEGLDAARKMAILSTLGFSMNIDLDDVKVKGITEITEEDLQYGKQLGYTMKLIGIAHREGEKVEVGVQPTLLSESHPLASVQDEYNAVYVYGEAVGETMFYGPGAGSLPTATAVVSDLVGVMKNMRLGVNGKSAVAPQYDKKLKGADEIYSKYFLRLHVKDEVGTFANITSIFSEHHVSFEKILQLPLKEKGLAEIVLVTHQASLKDYEDILVSLRDLPAVQTIKSSYRVEGSARV; this is encoded by the coding sequence GTGGAATCAATCTCAATCGGTTTATTAGGGTTAGGAACAGTTGGATCGGGTGTCGTGCAAATCATTGAGAAACATCAGGATAAGCTCATGCACCAAGTCGGCTGTCCGGTTGTTGTAAAGAGAGTTCTTGTTAAAGATGTAGATAAAGAAAGAGCCGTTAAAGTAGACAGGAATTTGCTGACGCTAAATCCTGAAGACATTATAAATGATGCTGATATAGATGTAGTAATTGAAGTAATGGGCGGCATAGAAGAAACAAGAAATCATTTAAAGAAAGCTTTGGATAATGGCAAGCATGTGGTGACGGCAAATAAGGATCTAATGGCTGTTTATGGACCTGAGTTGCTGGCTGCTGCAGCGCAAAACGGATGTGATCTCTTTTATGAGGCAAGTGTTGCCGGCGGCATTCCCATTTTAAGAGGGCTGGTAGATGGTTTGGCTTCAGACAGAATTACAAAAATGATGGGAATTGTGAATGGGACAACGAACTTTATTTTGACAAAGATGAGCAAGAATGGGAGCGCTTATGAGGAAGTTCTGAAAGAAGCCCAGGAGCTGGGATATGCGGAAAGTGACCCGACTGCAGATGTGGAGGGCCTTGATGCAGCAAGGAAAATGGCGATCCTGTCAACACTCGGTTTTTCCATGAATATTGACCTTGATGACGTAAAGGTTAAAGGCATTACGGAGATTACAGAAGAGGACCTGCAGTATGGCAAGCAGCTTGGCTACACGATGAAGCTGATCGGGATTGCCCATCGGGAGGGGGAGAAGGTGGAAGTAGGTGTCCAGCCGACTTTGCTGTCCGAGTCTCACCCGCTTGCATCGGTTCAGGATGAATACAATGCTGTATATGTTTACGGTGAAGCGGTAGGGGAAACGATGTTCTACGGACCTGGGGCGGGTAGTCTGCCTACAGCTACAGCTGTGGTATCGGATCTCGTTGGTGTCATGAAAAATATGCGTCTTGGCGTAAATGGAAAAAGCGCAGTAGCCCCTCAATATGATAAGAAATTAAAAGGTGCAGATGAAATATATTCGAAGTATTTCTTAAGATTGCATGTAAAAGATGAGGTAGGGACTTTTGCCAACATCACATCCATTTTTTCTGAGCATCATGTCAGCTTTGAAAAAATCCTGCAGCTTCCTTTAAAAGAAAAAGGGCTTGCTGAGATTGTCCTGGTTACCCACCAGGCATCTTTAAAGGATTATGAGGATATTTTAGTAAGTTTAAGAGATTTGCCGGCAGTCCAAACAATCAAAAGTTCGTATCGTGTGGAAGGGAGCGCCAGAGTATGA
- a CDS encoding EAL domain-containing protein has product MLPLNKIKYFPPQFIIRDPVAEGVNLALKQGFEVAVAVFNFKNWQNLSEQLGELSFRQFIKYIKKIFLAVIQRELEDNQIIIVHDHYSDGLALILNVDHSRDCVTEIDQTLKKIVREAEKYIHNDTPHIKPIIDAGYMFVEKKYYSSVQEAVYKAHQHALAMAEKRVRSEFNEMMYKINKIVAKKDIRMLAQPIINVATGEVKAWEMLTRGPSGTSLESPLQLFTIARQTGSLYDLELIVLEKTLEQITKTGCTQDIFINFTPITIGNERFVRDVKKMLTGYKNIPPEQITLEITERDPIEGIENFIYNIKVLRTLGFRVAVDDTGAGYASLNSISEIMPDIIKIDRSVIKGIDTNRVKESMLKGLLLVAKEAGSLVVAEGIESEGEASVLSRNNVDLAQGYFYARPDTLTKSLKSS; this is encoded by the coding sequence ATGCTTCCTTTAAATAAGATAAAGTATTTCCCTCCCCAATTCATTATTCGTGACCCGGTTGCAGAAGGAGTAAATCTGGCGCTGAAACAAGGTTTTGAAGTGGCCGTAGCTGTTTTTAATTTTAAAAATTGGCAAAACCTGTCCGAACAGCTGGGTGAGCTTTCTTTCAGACAGTTTATAAAATACATCAAGAAAATATTTTTGGCTGTCATTCAGCGGGAACTTGAAGATAATCAAATTATTATCGTGCATGATCATTATAGCGATGGCCTTGCCTTGATATTGAATGTGGACCATAGCAGGGATTGTGTGACAGAAATTGATCAAACACTGAAAAAAATTGTCAGGGAAGCTGAAAAATACATACATAATGATACACCACATATAAAGCCGATTATTGATGCGGGATATATGTTTGTTGAAAAGAAGTATTATTCGTCTGTTCAGGAAGCAGTTTACAAAGCCCATCAGCATGCACTCGCAATGGCCGAAAAAAGGGTCAGATCCGAGTTTAATGAAATGATGTACAAAATAAATAAGATTGTAGCTAAAAAGGATATCAGAATGCTGGCGCAGCCAATTATTAATGTGGCTACAGGCGAGGTAAAGGCATGGGAAATGCTCACAAGAGGTCCGAGCGGCACTTCCCTGGAAAGCCCTCTACAGCTTTTTACCATTGCGCGGCAGACGGGCAGCCTTTATGATCTGGAGCTTATCGTACTTGAAAAAACACTTGAACAGATAACCAAGACAGGCTGCACCCAGGATATATTTATTAACTTCACCCCGATTACAATAGGGAATGAAAGGTTTGTCAGGGATGTAAAGAAAATGCTCACCGGCTATAAAAATATTCCCCCTGAGCAGATCACACTTGAAATTACTGAACGTGATCCCATTGAAGGTATTGAAAACTTTATATACAATATAAAGGTATTAAGAACATTAGGATTTCGGGTGGCTGTGGATGACACCGGTGCAGGTTATGCCAGTTTAAATTCCATAAGTGAGATTATGCCGGATATTATAAAAATCGACCGTTCCGTCATTAAAGGCATTGATACGAACAGGGTAAAAGAATCCATGCTGAAGGGTCTTCTTTTAGTGGCGAAAGAAGCTGGTTCACTGGTGGTTGCCGAGGGAATTGAAAGTGAAGGGGAGGCATCGGTTCTCTCCAGAAACAATGTCGATTTAGCTCAGGGATATTTCTACGCTCGGCCGGATACTTTAACCAAGAGCCTGAAATCTTCATAG
- the yutH gene encoding spore coat putative kinase YutH, which produces MFRTLLKEQFGIEAEDTMRIGKYDACRKQGQLYLLVPAGHTDEEELEELDQMAEHLSNNGDRNISTFLKTKEGKQSIDWNDSRFCILVNRHTLSRKQNQFGRKLAKFHYRGRSISFPVKKTSRIGQWKQLWEQRLDQMEKVWNEMLFQKPENDFERMFLESFPYYMGLAENSIQYLVDTELDDEPEMADSGTVCHIRLTSATWGDSYYMKNPFDWVFDHSSRDLAEWTREKYFHNIKTYQPDLRQFLSEYQSVVPLSSFSWRLYYARLLFPLHYFETVENYYGADSEQQKLVLQERLQKYLWQSDDHERFLGGFFEFAEVPIKKLRIPLVNWIKS; this is translated from the coding sequence ATGTTTAGAACACTTTTGAAAGAACAATTTGGCATAGAAGCAGAGGATACGATGAGAATCGGAAAATATGATGCGTGCCGAAAACAGGGACAGCTCTATTTGCTTGTGCCTGCGGGGCATACAGATGAAGAAGAACTCGAAGAACTGGACCAAATGGCTGAACACCTTTCCAATAACGGGGATAGGAACATAAGCACTTTTTTGAAGACGAAGGAAGGCAAACAGTCAATTGATTGGAACGATAGCCGCTTTTGCATTCTTGTTAATCGGCATACACTGAGCAGAAAACAAAATCAGTTTGGGCGAAAGCTGGCAAAGTTCCATTACAGAGGCAGGAGCATTTCTTTTCCAGTGAAAAAAACGAGCAGAATCGGGCAGTGGAAACAGCTTTGGGAACAGCGGCTGGACCAAATGGAAAAGGTGTGGAATGAGATGCTTTTCCAAAAACCTGAAAATGATTTTGAGAGAATGTTTTTAGAGTCGTTTCCATACTATATGGGGCTGGCTGAAAATTCGATTCAATATCTTGTGGATACAGAGCTTGATGACGAACCCGAAATGGCAGACAGCGGAACCGTTTGTCATATAAGACTAACATCGGCCACCTGGGGAGACAGTTATTATATGAAAAATCCATTTGACTGGGTATTTGACCATTCATCCAGAGATTTGGCGGAATGGACGAGAGAAAAATACTTCCATAATATCAAAACGTATCAGCCGGATCTCCGCCAATTTTTATCGGAATATCAAAGTGTAGTGCCATTATCCTCCTTCTCATGGCGGCTATACTACGCCCGTCTATTATTTCCTCTCCATTATTTTGAAACAGTAGAAAATTATTATGGCGCAGATTCTGAACAGCAGAAGCTAGTGCTTCAGGAGCGCCTGCAGAAGTATCTCTGGCAATCTGATGACCATGAGCGTTTTCTGGGCGGTTTTTTCGAATTTGCCGAGGTTCCCATCAAAAAACTCCGGATTCCTCTGGTGAATTGGATTAAGAGCTGA
- a CDS encoding DUF86 domain-containing protein, protein MYFVDREKIEDTLSYLEQQISLFEEVKEWTSPIEKAALERIAQIMIEAILDTGNTMIDGFIMRDPGSYDDIVDILDDEKVISKEMSESFKQFITYRKMLVQNYTDVNHEGLKTAISIHMPMIKEFPGRVREYLINELGPVSAFKPQ, encoded by the coding sequence ATGTATTTCGTAGACAGGGAAAAGATCGAAGACACACTTAGTTATCTGGAACAGCAAATCTCCCTTTTTGAAGAAGTGAAAGAGTGGACATCCCCTATTGAAAAGGCAGCCTTGGAACGGATTGCCCAAATTATGATCGAAGCTATCCTTGATACTGGAAATACGATGATAGACGGCTTTATCATGAGGGATCCAGGCAGCTACGATGATATCGTGGATATTCTTGATGACGAAAAGGTTATCAGCAAAGAAATGAGCGAAAGCTTTAAACAATTCATTACATATCGTAAAATGCTCGTCCAAAATTACACAGACGTCAATCATGAGGGGCTAAAAACAGCTATAAGCATTCATATGCCCATGATTAAAGAGTTTCCGGGCCGGGTCAGGGAGTATTTAATCAATGAACTGGGACCGGTTTCTGCTTTTAAACCTCAATAA